A window of Lagenorhynchus albirostris chromosome 11, mLagAlb1.1, whole genome shotgun sequence contains these coding sequences:
- the MRPL51 gene encoding large ribosomal subunit protein mL51 yields the protein MRAMAGSLSWVVGRSLWGQVPLACRSFSLGVPRLFHVRVTLPPRKVVDRWNEKRAMFGVYDNIGILGNFEKHPKELIKGPIWLRGWKGNELQRCIRKKRMVGNRMFIDDLHNLNKRISYLYKCFNRRGKYR from the exons ATGAGAGCAATGGCAGGGAGCCTCTCTTGGGTGGTAGGCAGGAGCCTATGGGGCCAGGTGCCGCTGGCTTGCAGAAGCTTCTCTCTGG GTGTTCCCAGATTGTTCCATGTGAGGGTCACCCTCCCGCCCCGCAAAGTGGTTGATCGTTGGAACGAGAAGAGGGCCATGTTCGGGGTATATGACAACATCGGGATTCTGG GAAACTTTGAAAAGCACCCCAAAGAACTGATCAAGGGCCCCATATGGCTTCGAGGCTGGAAGGGGAATGAATTGCAGCGTTGTATCCGAAAGAAGAGAATGGTTGGAAATCGGATGTTCATTGATGACCTGCACAACCTGAACAAACGCATCAGCTATCTCTACAAATGCTTTAACCGACGTGGAAAGTACCGGTAG